A genomic segment from Pseudopipra pipra isolate bDixPip1 chromosome 14, bDixPip1.hap1, whole genome shotgun sequence encodes:
- the LOC135422270 gene encoding chemokine-like factor: protein MACLELDRAFARSPRGALKIARVLLALATFLCFVASNAHEAYAALAGLEMGITLLFLLLYLLKLDAKMRWLFWPLADIFNSVIAALFLLVVCLFAVIVKSNKGTLAGGVLGLILLVLCVVDTVLLCKKISLARPRGRNAPAR, encoded by the exons ATGGCGTGTCTGGAGCTGGACCGCGCCTTCGCCCGCTCCCCGCGGGGCGCGCTGAAGATCGCCCGTGTG CTCCTGGCGCTGGCCACCTTCCTCTGCTTCGTGGCCTCGAATGCCCACGAAGCCTACGCAGCGCTGGCCGGGCTGGAGATGGGCATCACCCTCCTGTTCCTCCTGCTCTACCTGCTCAAGCTCGACGCAAAGATGCGGTGGCTGTTCTGGCCGCTGGCT GATATTTTCAACTCGGTGATTGCAGCGTTGTTCCTTCTCGTTGTGTGCTTGTTTGCAGTAATAGTCAAGAGCAACAAGGGGACATTGGCTGGAGGA GTGTTGGGTCTTATATTGCTTGTTCTCTGCGTTGTCGACACGGTTCTTCTTTGCAAGAAGATTAGCCTTGCTAGACCAAGAGGAAGGAATGCTCCTGCCAGATAA